In a genomic window of Cerasicoccus sp. TK19100:
- a CDS encoding DUF4202 domain-containing protein gives MFQISIPDTDIANRERFDQTVARFDAINREDPAQITFEGETHPAEFLLAQALCYRVIQLAPEASEPLLLASRSQHLRRWERPRSEYPEGRAGYLKWRADLKVFHADETAKILEEFGYDAETIEAVRELNLKKNIKRNADCQTLEDGLCLVFLQFQYEGIIAKYEADKVIDILRKSAAKMSEAGLAAAGNLSYSHRGRELLGQALAG, from the coding sequence ATGTTTCAAATTTCCATCCCCGATACTGACATTGCCAACCGCGAGCGCTTTGACCAGACCGTCGCGCGCTTTGACGCCATCAACCGCGAGGACCCGGCACAAATCACCTTTGAAGGGGAGACACATCCGGCGGAGTTTCTCCTCGCTCAGGCGCTCTGCTACCGGGTCATCCAGCTCGCCCCCGAGGCCTCGGAACCATTGCTATTGGCCAGCCGTTCGCAGCATCTGCGCCGCTGGGAGCGCCCCCGCAGCGAATACCCGGAGGGGCGTGCGGGGTATCTAAAGTGGCGCGCCGACCTGAAAGTCTTCCACGCCGACGAGACGGCCAAAATTCTTGAAGAATTCGGCTACGACGCGGAAACGATCGAGGCCGTGCGCGAGCTGAATTTAAAGAAAAACATCAAGCGCAACGCCGACTGCCAAACCCTCGAAGACGGGCTTTGCCTCGTCTTTCTCCAGTTTCAGTACGAGGGCATTATTGCGAAGTATGAGGCGGACAAGGTGATCGACATTCTCCGCAAGTCAGCCGCCAAGATGAGCGAAGCCGGCCTCGCTGCCGCTGGCAACCTCAGCTACTCCCACCGAGGCCGGGAACTGCTCGGCCAGGCGTTGGCAGGTTAG